A part of Terriglobus roseus genomic DNA contains:
- a CDS encoding TonB-dependent receptor: MKKNEDSTRLRGKLMLTGTLAMFAMGTLQSEAATTADKDKEGNKAKPSTDTVPTDEQARPSQQVHKFDIPAGTLGQVAASLETALGIKVSVPEKYTSMPSPGVHGVLTAQEALTAALQGTNMSADFVSADRVQIALHATGQDVTVTASAEMMSLKYTAPLRDLPQTLTVIPETIISNTASTTLVEALRTVPGIAFGAGEGGNPIGDRPYIRGVDAQSSTFVDGMRDIGAQSREVFDVESVEVSKGPSGTFAGRSAGGGSINLNSKMARRENFLNGTFSPGTSNFFRGTIDGNAKLTSWASGRLAGMWTDADVAGRDFVHNGRYGLAPSLSFSATKRLHFDTNYYWIKSHDRPDPGIPYNNPTFFARIDGRAQVYQTGDGQPLLVNRKAFYGFNSRDFSDSNVNTAFGRAEYKLTETSVIRNSYRYGKSNQNYVYSMADDSQGNIYYGLVYRRAQQRLAWVDTNINQTDIAGSGKIGSIQHTYAVGAEFSRERSWNSTYSVGALDPTQAITATTGPDIPVVPTFNVKNSVTGATVALSETRCAVLGAAGGNYCTDLLNPTGDDAWAGVTSRKDGGTSGAVMTNSILRNNIPSRQVIGTRSVYGFDSARLGKFQLTGGIRYDHYNTTYRTPILGMRSITVAPTITPALFDLVNYQAAVAYKPTQKATIYGTVSSSATPPGNSLGQGQDPSGLNTAGNNTLPPEKTRMEEVGVKYELFGGKALATGAWFQSDTQNVRITLADSTIAAVGTRRNRGADFGITGYLNRKWQVFAGYTFMNAILTNAGGAGVAAGLQNGRRYPNTPENSYSISSYYSLTRKLNVGGGLYGAGKIFGADNPTTIYSTKWVPGYTRVDLFAAYRFNSHIELQGNLLNVGDKAYFLQAYTTHFALLAPGRTGRVAFNVHW; the protein is encoded by the coding sequence ATGAAGAAGAACGAAGATTCTACTCGCCTGCGCGGAAAGCTGATGCTGACCGGCACCCTTGCCATGTTTGCCATGGGCACACTGCAGTCAGAGGCTGCCACGACTGCTGACAAAGATAAAGAAGGTAACAAGGCAAAGCCATCGACCGACACGGTTCCCACCGACGAACAGGCGCGGCCCAGCCAGCAGGTTCACAAGTTCGACATTCCGGCCGGTACTCTGGGCCAGGTCGCTGCATCGCTCGAAACGGCACTCGGTATTAAGGTGTCCGTTCCCGAGAAGTACACATCCATGCCTTCGCCCGGTGTGCACGGAGTGCTTACCGCTCAAGAGGCGTTGACCGCTGCACTGCAGGGCACCAACATGTCTGCGGATTTCGTCTCTGCAGACCGTGTGCAGATTGCATTGCACGCCACGGGCCAGGACGTGACTGTTACGGCAAGCGCAGAGATGATGTCTCTGAAGTACACCGCGCCGCTGCGCGATCTGCCGCAGACGCTCACAGTTATCCCAGAGACGATCATCTCCAACACTGCCTCCACCACCCTGGTGGAAGCGCTGCGTACAGTGCCGGGCATCGCATTCGGTGCCGGAGAAGGCGGCAACCCCATCGGCGACCGCCCGTACATCCGCGGCGTGGACGCGCAAAGCAGCACATTCGTCGACGGCATGCGCGACATCGGTGCGCAATCGCGTGAAGTGTTTGACGTGGAGTCGGTGGAAGTCTCGAAGGGACCTAGCGGTACGTTCGCCGGTCGTTCCGCAGGCGGTGGCAGCATCAATCTCAACTCGAAGATGGCTCGCCGCGAAAACTTCCTCAATGGAACGTTCAGCCCCGGCACCAGCAACTTCTTCCGTGGCACGATCGATGGCAATGCAAAGCTGACAAGCTGGGCCTCTGGCCGCCTGGCTGGTATGTGGACGGACGCAGACGTTGCCGGGCGCGACTTTGTACACAATGGCCGCTACGGTCTCGCACCGTCGCTTTCGTTCTCTGCCACCAAGCGCCTGCATTTTGATACCAACTACTACTGGATCAAATCGCACGATCGTCCAGACCCCGGCATCCCGTACAACAACCCCACCTTCTTTGCCCGTATCGACGGTCGCGCGCAGGTCTATCAAACGGGCGATGGCCAACCGCTGTTGGTGAATCGCAAGGCGTTCTACGGTTTCAATTCGCGTGACTTTAGCGACTCTAACGTGAATACCGCGTTTGGCCGTGCGGAATACAAGCTGACGGAAACTTCGGTCATCCGCAATTCCTATCGTTATGGCAAGTCGAACCAGAACTACGTCTATTCCATGGCCGACGACAGCCAGGGCAACATCTATTACGGCTTGGTCTATCGTCGCGCCCAGCAGCGCCTTGCGTGGGTAGACACCAACATCAACCAGACTGACATCGCTGGCTCTGGCAAGATCGGTTCCATCCAGCACACCTATGCGGTTGGTGCAGAATTCTCTCGCGAGCGCAGCTGGAACTCGACCTACTCGGTTGGTGCTCTTGATCCGACGCAGGCAATCACTGCCACCACCGGCCCGGATATTCCTGTGGTTCCGACCTTCAATGTGAAGAACTCGGTGACCGGAGCGACCGTAGCTCTTAGCGAAACCCGTTGCGCAGTGCTGGGCGCGGCAGGCGGTAACTATTGCACGGACCTGCTGAATCCCACCGGGGATGACGCATGGGCTGGTGTGACCTCGCGTAAAGACGGTGGCACGTCCGGCGCTGTGATGACGAACTCCATCCTGCGGAACAACATCCCCAGCCGCCAGGTCATCGGCACGCGTTCGGTCTATGGCTTCGACTCGGCGCGTCTCGGAAAGTTCCAGTTGACGGGCGGCATCCGCTACGACCACTACAACACGACCTACCGCACACCGATTCTTGGGATGCGTAGCATCACGGTTGCTCCCACCATCACCCCCGCGCTGTTTGATTTGGTCAACTACCAGGCCGCTGTCGCTTACAAGCCGACGCAGAAGGCGACGATCTACGGCACGGTGAGCAGCTCCGCGACGCCTCCTGGTAATTCTCTGGGACAGGGACAGGATCCATCTGGCCTGAACACCGCAGGCAACAACACTCTGCCACCCGAAAAGACCCGCATGGAAGAAGTGGGCGTGAAGTATGAACTGTTCGGCGGCAAGGCACTCGCAACCGGTGCATGGTTCCAGTCCGACACACAGAACGTGCGTATCACTCTCGCGGACAGCACCATTGCAGCAGTTGGTACACGCCGCAACCGCGGTGCTGACTTCGGTATCACCGGCTATCTCAACCGCAAGTGGCAGGTATTCGCTGGCTACACGTTCATGAACGCCATCCTGACGAATGCAGGTGGTGCGGGTGTGGCAGCTGGTCTCCAGAACGGACGTCGTTACCCGAATACGCCAGAGAACAGCTACAGCATCAGCAGCTACTACAGCCTGACGCGCAAGCTGAACGTTGGTGGTGGTCTGTACGGTGCAGGCAAGATCTTTGGTGCCGATAACCCAACCACGATCTACTCCACCAAGTGGGTTCCTGGTTACACGCGTGTGGATCTGTTCGCAGCCTACCGCTTCAACTCCCACATCGAGTTGCAGGGCAACCTGCTCAACGTGGGCGACAAGGCGTACTTCCTGCAGGCTTACACCACTCACTTCGCACTGTTGGCGCCGGGCCGTACGGGCCGCGTGGCTTTCAACGTTCACTGGTAG
- a CDS encoding SRPBCC family protein, producing the protein MVHILESEQWLPFSVPMVFAFLANPQNLPPLMPAWQQARIEELRLIAPPAPPAGSPSRLGTGVGTTMILSFRMLPGLPMRMNWHAAISEFEWNDHFVDRQTAGPFAFWRHRHSVKEEMRDGVPGTLAKDRVEYKLPLGPVGDLLHTITVRAQMERIFAYRKKRMAELMP; encoded by the coding sequence ATGGTCCATATCCTGGAGTCGGAACAGTGGCTTCCCTTCTCTGTCCCGATGGTGTTCGCCTTCCTGGCGAACCCGCAGAATCTGCCGCCGCTGATGCCTGCGTGGCAGCAGGCGCGGATTGAGGAGTTGAGGCTGATTGCACCGCCTGCACCTCCGGCTGGATCACCAAGCCGACTGGGAACGGGCGTTGGGACGACCATGATCCTCAGCTTCCGGATGTTGCCAGGGCTTCCCATGCGGATGAACTGGCATGCCGCGATTTCAGAGTTTGAGTGGAACGATCACTTTGTCGATCGGCAGACCGCCGGGCCTTTTGCGTTCTGGCGGCACCGTCACAGTGTGAAGGAAGAGATGCGGGATGGCGTGCCAGGCACGCTGGCGAAAGACCGCGTGGAGTACAAACTGCCGCTGGGGCCGGTGGGCGATCTGCTGCATACGATCACTGTTAGAGCTCAGATGGAGCGGATATTCGCCTATCGGAAGAAACGGATGGCGGAGCTGATGCCATAG
- the dxs gene encoding 1-deoxy-D-xylulose-5-phosphate synthase: MSDHLSTIKSPADVKKLTIPQLTELAQEIRERLIQSVARTGGHIGPNLGVVELTIAMHYVFDTPKDSFVFDVSHQAYVHKLLTGREDRFDTIRQPGGLNGFMLRTESEHDSFGAGHAGTALSAALGMAVARDLNGGSEHIVALAGDAAFTCGISYEALNNVAAQTKRLIIVLNDNEWSIDKNVGAIAGYFHKIVTHPRFTYLHDRASELIERFGGKTAKHLQRKAEESVKGLLGPSMLFEEFGLDYYGPIDGHDLPLLVATFQFLKAQNKPVVLHALTQKGRGFQPAMDKQKKFHGLGPYDPETGETSATGQKTYSEIFAETLVKLANNDPKVVAITAAMPNGTALDLFRPYHPGRYFDVGIAEEHAVIFAAGMATKGYKPFCAIYSTFLQRAFDPIVHDVALQELPVVFCMDRGGLSGDDGPTHHGLFDISYLRCIPNLVHMVPKDEDELADMMQTALLHNGPSAIRYPRGTGPGTTVKVQPAVLEIGKAEVIEEGSDVAIFGLGALLPMAKEMAAQLRGLGLSVAVINPRFVKPIDRECVERYGRSCGLLITFEDHVLSGGYGSAVLETLNAAEINTPVVRIGWPDQFIEHGKVDALREKYGISVNGALQQAQPFLHALLQSRLAAH, from the coding sequence ATGAGCGACCACCTCTCGACGATCAAATCTCCGGCCGACGTAAAGAAACTGACCATTCCGCAACTGACGGAGCTGGCGCAGGAGATTCGTGAACGTCTCATCCAAAGCGTAGCGCGCACCGGCGGCCATATTGGCCCCAACCTCGGCGTGGTGGAACTCACCATAGCCATGCACTATGTTTTCGACACACCAAAGGACTCGTTCGTCTTCGACGTCAGCCACCAGGCATACGTGCATAAACTGCTTACCGGCCGCGAAGACCGTTTCGACACCATCCGCCAACCCGGCGGCCTGAACGGTTTCATGCTCCGTACCGAGAGTGAGCACGACAGCTTCGGGGCAGGCCACGCAGGCACTGCGCTCAGTGCTGCACTCGGCATGGCTGTCGCGCGCGATCTCAACGGTGGCAGTGAACACATCGTCGCGCTCGCGGGCGATGCGGCATTTACCTGCGGTATCAGCTATGAAGCTCTGAACAACGTGGCAGCGCAGACCAAGCGCCTCATCATCGTGCTGAACGATAACGAGTGGTCTATCGACAAGAACGTGGGCGCCATCGCAGGCTACTTCCACAAGATTGTCACGCACCCACGCTTTACGTATCTGCATGACCGAGCGTCAGAGTTGATCGAACGCTTCGGCGGCAAGACCGCGAAGCACTTGCAGCGCAAGGCAGAGGAGAGCGTCAAAGGCCTGCTCGGCCCGTCCATGCTCTTTGAAGAATTTGGTCTGGACTACTACGGTCCCATCGACGGCCACGATCTTCCGCTGCTCGTCGCCACCTTCCAGTTCCTCAAGGCGCAGAACAAGCCAGTAGTGCTGCACGCGCTTACGCAGAAGGGCCGCGGATTCCAGCCCGCCATGGACAAGCAGAAGAAGTTCCACGGCCTTGGCCCGTACGATCCCGAAACCGGCGAAACAAGCGCCACAGGGCAGAAGACCTACTCCGAAATCTTCGCGGAGACACTGGTCAAACTCGCCAACAACGACCCCAAGGTTGTTGCCATCACCGCAGCCATGCCCAACGGCACTGCGCTCGACCTCTTCCGTCCGTATCATCCCGGCCGCTATTTCGACGTGGGTATCGCAGAAGAGCACGCGGTAATCTTCGCTGCAGGTATGGCCACCAAGGGATACAAGCCCTTCTGCGCCATCTACTCCACGTTCCTCCAGCGCGCCTTCGATCCCATCGTGCACGACGTCGCATTGCAGGAACTCCCCGTAGTCTTCTGCATGGATCGCGGCGGCCTCAGCGGCGACGACGGCCCAACGCACCACGGCCTCTTCGACATCAGCTACCTGCGCTGCATTCCGAACCTTGTGCATATGGTGCCGAAAGACGAAGACGAACTCGCCGACATGATGCAGACAGCGCTGCTGCACAACGGTCCTTCCGCCATCCGCTACCCACGCGGCACCGGCCCGGGTACCACCGTGAAAGTGCAGCCAGCGGTACTTGAAATCGGCAAGGCTGAAGTCATCGAAGAGGGTTCTGACGTTGCCATCTTTGGCCTGGGAGCACTCCTCCCCATGGCAAAAGAGATGGCCGCGCAACTACGTGGCCTTGGCCTCAGCGTTGCTGTCATCAATCCGCGTTTTGTGAAGCCCATCGATCGCGAATGCGTCGAGCGTTACGGTCGCTCCTGCGGTTTGCTGATCACCTTTGAAGATCACGTACTGTCCGGCGGCTATGGTTCCGCAGTTTTGGAAACACTGAACGCAGCGGAGATCAACACACCCGTAGTCCGTATCGGCTGGCCCGATCAGTTCATCGAGCACGGCAAAGTGGACGCTCTGCGCGAGAAATACGGCATCAGCGTCAACGGCGCCCTGCAACAAGCGCAGCCGTTCCTCCACGCACTTCTGCAGAGTCGCCTCGCAGCCCACTAA